From Erigeron canadensis isolate Cc75 chromosome 8, C_canadensis_v1, whole genome shotgun sequence, one genomic window encodes:
- the LOC122579246 gene encoding phytohormone-binding protein CSBP-like — translation MKEDKAQVKVAVPIRDLWKAMSSDFQHMIPKILPAIVEEVELIEGDGGYGSIFLFKFGPAVPKISYQKEKIVELDESLRQMALEVVEGGNLDHGYSSYTTHVKLTEVGKAETLVGVKVVYETKTEAEDTHMPGDTLKPSLHYFKCLENHMSNGL, via the exons ATGAAGGAAGATAAAGCTCAAGTAAAGGTTGCGGTGCCAATCAGAGACTTATGGAAAGCCATGTCGAGTGACTTTCAGCACATGATACCTAAAATCTTACCTGCCATCGTGGAGGAAGTTGAGTTGATTGAAGGAGATGGCGGCTACGGAAGCATATTTCTCTTCAAATTCGGTCCTG CCGTACCGAAAATAAGTTACCAGAAGGAGAAGATTGTGGAACTTGATGAATCATTGCGTCAGATGGCTCTTGAAGTAGTGGAAGGAGGGAATCTGGATCATGGGTACTCTTCTTACACAACACATGTCAAATTAACTGAAGTAGGAAAAGCGGAAACACTGGTTGGCGTGAAGGTTGTGTATGAGACCAAGACAGAAGCAGAGGATACACATATGCCTGGAGATACCTTAAAACCATCGCTGCATTACTTT